In the genome of Polaribacter sp. MED152, one region contains:
- a CDS encoding heavy metal translocating P-type ATPase, translating to MKKKKINLKDLKPVSKEEHNHDNGHNHDHQESGSFKTYIPAIISFTMLIIGIGLDYFDVSFFRDWIRIAWYSLAYLPVGFPVVREGWNSIKKGDVFTEFFLMSIATIGAFIIGEYPEGVAVMLFYAVGELFQNAAVNRAKGNIKALLDVRPKEANVFRDGDYVSVSPEAVNIGEKIQIRVGEKIPLDGKLLSSKASLNTSALTGESKPDTIVKDEKVYAGSINLESVIEVEVTNKFEDSSIARILDLVQNATARKSKTELFIRQFARIYTPIVVFLAIGVTFIPYFFVDDYVFRDWLYRALIFLVISCPCALVISIPLGYFGGLGAASKNGILFKGASFLDAMTKINTLVMDKTGTVTKGVFKIKKVQAFGWNEAEFMQYLMAMEELSTHPIAKAILEYKAEGEYFEAKEVSEIAGKGLKGIVNDKTVLVGNKALMSANNINVPKETESILESIVLVAIDNQFAGYVVIADELKEDAKETITNLHKVGIKNIMMLSGDKDSITQQVAKELNIANAKGGLLPEDKLKEVEILKKNPENKIAFIGDGINDAPVLAASNVGIAMGGLGSDVAIETADVIIQTDQPSKVVRAIKISRSTRKIVWQNIILAFGVKVIVLILGAGGLATMWEAVFADVGVALLAILNAVRLQRMIWD from the coding sequence ATGAAAAAAAAGAAAATTAATTTAAAGGATTTAAAACCCGTTTCTAAAGAAGAACATAATCACGATAATGGTCATAATCACGACCACCAAGAAAGTGGTTCATTTAAAACCTATATACCTGCTATCATAAGTTTTACAATGCTTATCATTGGAATAGGTTTAGATTATTTTGATGTTTCATTCTTTAGGGATTGGATTCGTATTGCTTGGTACAGTTTAGCATATCTACCTGTAGGATTTCCAGTCGTAAGAGAGGGTTGGAATAGTATTAAAAAAGGTGATGTTTTTACAGAGTTCTTTTTAATGTCTATTGCTACAATTGGTGCATTTATCATTGGTGAATATCCCGAAGGTGTTGCAGTAATGCTATTTTATGCAGTAGGTGAATTATTTCAAAACGCAGCAGTAAATAGAGCAAAAGGAAATATTAAAGCATTATTGGATGTTAGGCCAAAAGAAGCCAATGTATTTCGTGATGGTGATTATGTTAGTGTGTCGCCAGAAGCTGTAAATATTGGAGAGAAAATTCAAATTCGTGTAGGCGAAAAAATCCCTTTAGATGGTAAGTTGTTATCCTCAAAAGCATCATTAAACACTTCAGCTTTAACAGGTGAGAGTAAACCAGATACAATCGTAAAAGATGAAAAAGTTTATGCAGGTAGTATTAATTTAGAAAGCGTTATTGAAGTTGAGGTAACCAATAAGTTTGAAGACAGTTCTATTGCGAGAATATTAGACTTGGTTCAAAATGCAACAGCACGTAAATCTAAAACAGAATTATTCATTAGACAGTTTGCTCGTATCTACACACCAATTGTAGTGTTTTTAGCTATTGGTGTTACTTTTATACCTTACTTTTTTGTAGATGATTATGTGTTTAGAGATTGGTTGTATAGAGCTTTAATTTTCTTGGTAATATCTTGCCCTTGTGCGTTGGTAATTTCCATTCCATTAGGTTATTTTGGTGGATTAGGAGCAGCTTCAAAAAACGGAATATTATTCAAAGGAGCTTCTTTTTTAGATGCAATGACTAAAATAAATACTTTGGTAATGGACAAAACAGGAACAGTTACTAAAGGTGTATTTAAAATCAAAAAGGTGCAAGCATTCGGTTGGAATGAAGCCGAATTTATGCAATACCTAATGGCGATGGAAGAGCTATCAACGCATCCAATTGCCAAAGCTATTTTAGAGTACAAAGCTGAAGGTGAATATTTTGAAGCAAAAGAAGTTTCTGAAATTGCAGGTAAAGGTTTAAAAGGCATTGTTAATGATAAAACAGTTTTAGTAGGCAATAAAGCCTTAATGTCTGCGAATAATATTAATGTTCCAAAGGAAACGGAATCTATTTTAGAATCGATAGTATTAGTTGCAATTGATAATCAATTTGCAGGTTATGTAGTAATAGCAGATGAATTAAAGGAGGATGCAAAAGAAACAATTACTAATTTACACAAAGTAGGTATCAAAAATATTATGATGCTTTCTGGTGACAAGGATTCAATAACGCAACAAGTAGCGAAAGAATTAAATATTGCAAATGCTAAAGGTGGATTATTGCCAGAAGATAAATTAAAGGAAGTAGAAATTTTAAAGAAAAATCCTGAAAACAAAATAGCATTTATAGGTGATGGTATTAACGATGCACCTGTTTTAGCAGCAAGTAACGTTGGTATTGCAATGGGTGGTTTAGGAAGTGATGTAGCTATTGAAACAGCAGATGTTATCATTCAAACAGACCAACCTTCAAAAGTTGTTAGAGCCATTAAAATAAGTCGTTCCACACGTAAAATTGTTTGGCAGAATATCATTTTAGCATTTGGTGTTAAAGTTATTGTCTTGATTTTAGGTGCAGGTGGTTTAGCCACAATGTGGGAAGCAGTTTTTGCAGATGTAGGAGTAGCATTATTAGCAATTTTGAATGCAGTTAGATTACAACGAATGATATGGGATTAA
- a CDS encoding isoprenylcysteine carboxylmethyltransferase family protein, with protein sequence MILFAYFILYFLLVFVVRSLLLWQRTGVNPLTFNKKDDAHGYNGKIYTFISFLELMVVGVYAFKIEWYKYLLSFWYLENEILFKIGWVFLILSLIVVWFSQTQMANSWRIGIDEKNKTELVTSGMFSISRNPIFLGIMIANIGLFLVIPNAFTLLIISLSVISINTQIRLEEDFLKQEFGNEYLKYRKKVRRWL encoded by the coding sequence ATGATATTGTTTGCTTACTTTATACTTTATTTTTTACTCGTCTTTGTAGTAAGGTCTTTATTGTTATGGCAGAGAACAGGTGTTAACCCTTTAACATTTAACAAAAAGGATGATGCTCACGGATATAATGGTAAAATATATACCTTCATATCATTTTTAGAACTGATGGTGGTAGGTGTTTATGCTTTTAAAATTGAGTGGTATAAATACTTACTTTCCTTTTGGTACTTGGAAAATGAAATTTTATTTAAAATAGGTTGGGTCTTTTTAATACTCTCTTTAATTGTAGTTTGGTTTTCACAGACACAAATGGCAAACTCTTGGCGAATTGGAATAGATGAAAAAAATAAAACCGAACTAGTAACTAGTGGTATGTTTTCAATATCACGAAATCCAATTTTTCTTGGAATTATGATAGCAAATATTGGTTTGTTTTTGGTAATTCCAAATGCCTTTACACTATTAATAATCTCACTTTCTGTAATAAGTATAAATACACAAATTAGACTGGAAGAAGACTTTTTGAAACAAGAATTTGGAAATGAATATTTGAAATATAGGAAAAAAGTAAGAAGGTGGTTGTAA
- a CDS encoding DUF3703 domain-containing protein, translating into MKFNTKIPKHLKQAYNKELKQYKLCLENKQFGNAWFHLERSHIIGQSYPIEHTYSHWLMLKFGFRQKDTKEMLGQIIRLIVGGWKSFINHVPLGNTGGANVPPLKRMPIPSDIEKLFKIS; encoded by the coding sequence ATGAAGTTTAATACTAAAATACCTAAACACCTTAAACAGGCTTATAACAAAGAATTAAAACAATACAAACTCTGTTTAGAAAATAAGCAGTTTGGTAATGCTTGGTTTCATTTAGAACGTAGTCATATAATAGGTCAATCTTATCCTATAGAACATACCTATTCACATTGGCTAATGCTAAAGTTTGGCTTTAGACAAAAAGATACTAAAGAAATGTTAGGTCAAATTATTAGGCTTATTGTTGGTGGTTGGAAATCATTTATTAATCACGTTCCACTTGGTAATACAGGTGGTGCAAACGTACCACCATTAAAGCGAATGCCTATTCCAAGTGATATTGAAAAATTATTTAAAATATCTTAA
- a CDS encoding Fur family transcriptional regulator, whose translation MNTIEQLLESKQIRITAMRLLIYKFLAEKKIAVTLSDIENAFEKADRTTLYRTIKTFEEKDIVHQIDDGTGITKYALCEQGCNCDIKTDLHLHFHCNNCNETICLTDHKIPQIKVPDGFVSENVNLVVKGICDKCSR comes from the coding sequence ATGAACACTATAGAACAATTATTAGAGTCAAAACAAATACGTATTACAGCAATGCGTTTATTAATTTATAAGTTTCTTGCTGAAAAAAAGATAGCAGTAACCTTAAGTGATATAGAAAACGCATTTGAAAAAGCAGATAGAACTACCTTGTACAGAACTATTAAAACTTTTGAAGAAAAAGATATAGTACATCAAATAGACGATGGAACTGGAATTACCAAATATGCATTATGTGAACAAGGATGTAATTGTGATATAAAAACCGATTTACACCTACACTTCCATTGTAACAATTGCAATGAAACTATTTGCCTAACAGATCATAAAATACCACAAATTAAAGTGCCTGATGGCTTTGTTTCAGAAAATGTAAACTTGGTTGTAAAAGGTATTTGTGATAAATGTAGTAGATAA
- a CDS encoding TonB-dependent receptor encodes MLLFCLSIKAQTNDIQIKIVTEENEPLMGATVYFETLEKGAVTNFDGIAEFTKIPDGQHQIIISFLGFETFETSIQIPSNTALVFKLKEGANQLETIVVQSTRSTRTVKKIPTRIEFIGVEELGEKAIMNPTNISMVLRESTGIQMQQTSLSSGNTNIRIQGLDGRYTQLLRDGFPLYGGFSSGLSILQIPPLDLQQFEIIKGSSSTLYGGGAIAGLINMVSKTPDFEPALDIMLTQTQALGSTANVFYSKRNEKFGFSLYGSAHYQKAYDPEGDGFSNLPKTTSISFNPKLFYYPSENTTVWLGLNGTYDDRIGGDINKIENGEEGIHQYTEENNSKRLSSQLVYQTQLDAVSSLEFKNSVSFFDRNLTVPDFNFDGKQTNTFTEISYTTASEKTDWIIGANLYTSNFDENDNLPLQRDQKDVTFGAFANNIYDLSDNWILETGLRADYNTDFGFFPLPRISLLYKNDNGFSSRIGGGLGYKIPDIFTEEAEYINFENVLGIDKSTTNAERSYGVNFDFNYQTRLSDEIGFSINQLFYVTAIKDGLLLNSTDNGLFQFENATDEILSKGAETNIKFTYKDFRWFLNYALIDTKLNYLPGNPQKPLTAKHNAGSVLMYESEKWRIGYETFYTGKQFLSNGTETTDFVTMGLLVMRNFKLGSVFVNFENFTNRRQSRFSPLVLPPHENPVFPEIYAPTDGFIFSVGLIIKPFGNKEQD; translated from the coding sequence ATGCTATTATTTTGCCTTTCAATTAAGGCACAAACAAACGATATACAAATTAAAATTGTCACTGAAGAAAACGAGCCCTTAATGGGTGCTACAGTTTACTTTGAAACATTAGAAAAAGGAGCAGTAACCAATTTTGATGGTATTGCAGAGTTTACAAAAATCCCAGATGGTCAGCACCAAATAATCATTTCATTTTTAGGTTTTGAAACATTTGAGACTTCAATTCAAATTCCAAGTAATACAGCGTTAGTCTTTAAATTAAAAGAAGGAGCTAATCAATTAGAAACCATTGTAGTGCAATCCACTAGAAGTACAAGAACAGTAAAAAAAATACCAACACGTATCGAATTTATAGGAGTTGAAGAATTAGGAGAAAAAGCAATAATGAACCCTACTAATATTTCTATGGTGCTTCGTGAAAGTACAGGAATACAAATGCAACAAACTTCATTAAGTAGTGGTAACACCAATATTCGTATTCAAGGATTAGATGGAAGGTACACACAACTTTTAAGAGATGGTTTTCCATTGTATGGTGGTTTCTCAAGTGGGTTAAGTATTTTACAAATACCACCTTTAGACCTACAACAATTTGAAATTATTAAAGGAAGTTCATCAACACTTTATGGTGGTGGTGCAATTGCAGGTTTAATAAATATGGTATCCAAAACACCAGATTTTGAACCTGCTTTAGATATAATGCTCACGCAAACACAAGCATTAGGAAGTACAGCCAATGTATTTTATAGCAAACGGAATGAAAAATTTGGTTTTTCACTTTATGGCTCTGCTCATTATCAAAAAGCATACGACCCTGAAGGTGATGGCTTTAGTAATTTGCCAAAGACAACGTCAATTTCATTTAACCCTAAACTGTTTTATTATCCATCAGAGAACACAACAGTTTGGTTAGGTTTAAATGGTACGTATGATGATAGAATTGGTGGTGATATTAATAAAATTGAAAATGGTGAAGAGGGTATACATCAATACACAGAAGAAAACAATTCAAAACGATTAAGCAGTCAATTGGTATATCAAACGCAATTAGATGCTGTTAGTTCATTAGAGTTTAAAAATAGTGTCTCTTTTTTTGATAGGAATTTAACAGTTCCCGATTTTAATTTTGATGGAAAACAAACAAATACTTTTACTGAAATCTCATATACCACAGCATCAGAAAAAACGGATTGGATAATTGGCGCTAATCTATATACCTCAAATTTTGATGAAAATGATAACTTACCATTACAAAGAGACCAAAAAGATGTAACCTTTGGTGCATTTGCCAATAATATCTATGACTTATCAGATAATTGGATATTGGAAACAGGATTAAGAGCAGATTACAATACTGATTTCGGTTTCTTTCCACTTCCAAGAATTTCATTACTCTACAAAAATGATAATGGTTTTTCAAGTAGAATTGGTGGAGGTTTAGGGTATAAGATTCCAGATATTTTTACAGAAGAAGCAGAATATATTAACTTTGAAAATGTACTAGGTATAGATAAGTCTACCACCAATGCAGAACGTTCTTATGGCGTTAATTTTGATTTCAATTATCAAACGCGACTATCTGATGAGATTGGTTTTTCTATAAATCAATTATTTTACGTGACTGCTATTAAAGATGGATTGCTTTTAAATTCAACAGATAACGGTTTATTTCAGTTCGAAAATGCAACAGATGAAATCTTGAGTAAAGGAGCAGAAACAAATATTAAATTTACCTACAAAGATTTTAGATGGTTTTTAAACTATGCACTTATTGATACCAAACTAAATTATTTACCTGGTAATCCACAGAAACCATTAACTGCAAAACATAATGCAGGTAGTGTTTTGATGTACGAATCTGAAAAATGGCGAATAGGATATGAAACGTTTTATACTGGCAAACAGTTTTTATCTAATGGTACAGAAACCACAGACTTTGTAACTATGGGTTTATTGGTAATGCGTAACTTTAAATTAGGAAGTGTATTTGTAAATTTTGAAAATTTTACAAATAGAAGACAAAGCAGGTTTTCACCTTTGGTATTACCACCGCACGAAAATCCTGTTTTCCCAGAAATATATGCGCCAACAGATGGTTTTATATTTAGTGTAGGCCTTATTATTAAACCATTTGGTAACAAAGAACAAGATTAA
- a CDS encoding DUF6660 family protein, giving the protein MKFVTIILSLLILLLSAKPCSDGQNLEDQHQDEISMNHNHQEDSDDTCPSMCICNCCGMSITYEPLATFELLTFNRISTKLISTYQSIYRFDFQSNIWQPPRVIS; this is encoded by the coding sequence GTGAAATTTGTAACAATCATATTATCATTATTAATACTATTGCTTTCGGCAAAGCCTTGTTCTGATGGTCAAAATTTAGAAGACCAGCATCAAGATGAAATAAGTATGAACCACAATCACCAAGAAGATAGTGATGACACCTGTCCAAGTATGTGTATTTGTAATTGTTGTGGTATGTCAATAACTTATGAGCCTTTAGCAACATTTGAGTTATTAACTTTCAATAGAATTTCTACAAAATTAATATCTACTTATCAGTCAATTTATAGATTTGATTTCCAATCTAATATTTGGCAACCACCAAGAGTAATAAGCTAA
- a CDS encoding DUF6371 domain-containing protein — protein MSKNYKYSLDPSSKKFLCPHCNKKTFVKFIDNETMQYLNHIDGRCDRESKCGYFKNPSKNCIVNNASINHVATQPTFHKTTVLQQFSSINQQDNNSRQQINIVNNGINNIKQQNNFITYLLKNYDPTKVLHAINKFQLGTTNYWNGATVFWQIDSQNVIHGGKIMLYDSNTGKRVKKPYNRISWIHKQMKLKDFVLQQCLFGLQNINNIEKGNTICLVESEKTAVIMSIVEPKVLWLATGSKSNFKKELLNPLKEYNVIAYPDKTEFDKWNKVSKQLNLEGFHIQCSTILETSNIEDGGDLVDLINSEKY, from the coding sequence ATGAGTAAAAATTACAAATACAGTTTGGATCCATCAAGTAAGAAGTTTTTATGCCCTCATTGCAATAAAAAAACATTTGTCAAATTTATTGACAACGAAACTATGCAATACTTAAATCATATAGATGGTAGATGTGATAGGGAAAGCAAATGTGGTTACTTTAAAAATCCTTCAAAAAATTGTATCGTTAATAATGCAAGTATTAATCATGTTGCAACGCAACCAACGTTTCACAAAACAACAGTTTTACAACAGTTTTCTAGTATAAATCAACAAGACAACAACAGTAGGCAACAGATTAATATCGTAAATAACGGCATCAACAACATAAAGCAACAAAATAATTTTATCACTTATTTACTTAAAAATTATGATCCAACAAAAGTATTACATGCAATTAATAAATTTCAATTAGGCACCACAAATTACTGGAATGGTGCAACAGTATTCTGGCAAATTGATTCCCAAAACGTAATCCATGGTGGTAAAATTATGTTATATGACAGTAATACAGGCAAAAGAGTTAAGAAACCTTATAATAGGATTAGTTGGATTCATAAACAAATGAAATTAAAAGACTTCGTGTTACAACAATGCCTATTTGGATTACAAAACATAAACAACATCGAAAAAGGTAATACAATTTGTTTAGTAGAATCAGAAAAGACTGCTGTAATAATGAGTATTGTAGAGCCAAAAGTCCTTTGGTTAGCAACAGGCAGTAAGTCTAATTTCAAAAAAGAATTACTAAACCCCTTAAAAGAATATAATGTTATAGCATATCCAGACAAAACTGAATTTGATAAATGGAATAAAGTTTCAAAACAATTAAATTTAGAAGGTTTTCACATTCAATGTAGTACTATTCTAGAGACCTCAAATATCGAAGATGGTGGAGATTTGGTTGATTTAATTAATTCGGAAAAGTATTAG
- a CDS encoding AAA family ATPase — MSKEAIHSISQDIFHNESLLQKNNKDVNSLIINDANSWINNAKSRPIPKMLFSELWYENELCILFSDTNLGKSILAVQIADSLSYGVSINGFKLECAPQKVLFLDFELSDKQFENRYAENFTNHYQFHHNFLRAELNTEETLPSNFKNYEEYLCATLPAYIEETQATILIVDNLTFLSAENEKAKDALVLMKTLKQLSKTKGISILVLAHTPKRDDSKPITKNDLAGSKMLMNFCDSCFAIGKSSQDPSFRYIKQLKQRNTEHIYHEENIILCSIDKATNFLEFCFEEFDLENNHLNTNNTINSNEINEQIKLLISEGLSNVKIGDRLSLSEGAIRKRRKKLGI; from the coding sequence ATGAGTAAAGAAGCCATACATAGTATTAGTCAAGATATATTTCATAATGAAAGTTTATTACAAAAAAATAATAAGGATGTAAATTCTCTAATTATCAATGATGCAAATTCTTGGATAAATAATGCAAAAAGCAGACCTATTCCTAAAATGCTATTTAGTGAACTTTGGTATGAAAATGAATTATGTATACTATTTTCAGACACCAATTTAGGAAAATCCATATTAGCTGTTCAAATAGCCGATAGTTTGAGTTATGGTGTTTCAATTAATGGTTTCAAATTAGAATGTGCACCACAGAAAGTACTTTTTTTAGATTTTGAATTATCTGATAAGCAATTTGAAAATCGATATGCAGAAAATTTTACCAATCATTATCAGTTTCATCATAATTTTCTTCGAGCAGAATTAAATACTGAAGAAACTCTGCCAAGTAATTTTAAGAATTACGAAGAGTATTTATGTGCAACCCTTCCTGCTTATATTGAAGAAACACAGGCTACTATCTTAATTGTTGACAACCTCACATTTTTAAGTGCTGAAAACGAAAAAGCAAAAGACGCTTTGGTATTAATGAAAACTTTAAAACAACTTTCAAAAACTAAAGGAATATCAATTTTAGTTTTAGCACACACACCTAAAAGAGATGATTCTAAACCAATTACAAAAAATGACTTAGCTGGTAGTAAAATGCTAATGAATTTTTGTGATAGTTGCTTTGCTATAGGCAAAAGTTCACAAGACCCTTCATTTAGGTATATCAAGCAATTGAAACAGCGAAATACAGAGCACATCTATCATGAAGAAAACATTATACTTTGTAGTATAGATAAAGCAACAAACTTTCTAGAATTTTGTTTTGAAGAATTTGATTTAGAAAACAATCACCTCAATACAAATAACACTATAAACAGTAATGAAATAAATGAGCAAATTAAACTGCTTATTTCTGAAGGACTTAGTAATGTTAAAATTGGTGATAGATTAAGTCTAAGTGAAGGTGCAATAAGAAAAAGAAGAAAAAAACTAGGTATTTAA
- a CDS encoding site-specific integrase, which produces MKYSDPKFYTGGVDISNWSKLSSKTKKEALLKNWYVYYSFRNPETGKLVRQTNIKAGVNTYKNKKDRLYILNKIKKGLIILLQKGYNPYQENEGLIEFFEKQLSIKEEEITDVTSSSKKEIKSDINNTLPTHTIEDAFNLGLKIKSKVQSATSFKNFNGRINRFKKWLEEQSIKPKDDICSINKKNVILYLNSVLQTSSARNRNNTRTDISSLFQTLEDNEIIKDNFVKKINILKSTPERNKTYTPTELNEIFDYLKNTNNILHLFVQFVSYNFLRPVEVCRLKVGDIDIIDKKIYVRAKNQPVKIKIIPTIIIDQLPDLKKLNQNDFLFTPNKIGDQWATTENNKRDYFTKQFKKVKDHFGLGKEYGLYSFRHTFITKLYNEMSKSYSPFEAKSKLMLITGHKRMEALELYLRKIDAILPEDYSNLLK; this is translated from the coding sequence ATGAAATATTCTGATCCAAAATTCTACACTGGTGGTGTAGATATATCCAATTGGTCTAAACTCTCATCCAAGACTAAGAAGGAAGCACTCCTTAAGAATTGGTATGTTTATTATTCTTTTAGAAATCCAGAAACAGGTAAACTGGTAAGACAAACTAATATAAAAGCTGGTGTAAACACCTATAAAAACAAGAAAGATCGATTATACATTTTAAATAAAATAAAAAAAGGTTTAATCATTCTATTACAAAAAGGATACAATCCATACCAAGAGAATGAGGGTTTAATCGAGTTTTTCGAAAAACAACTTTCAATAAAGGAAGAGGAAATAACAGATGTGACGAGCTCCTCTAAAAAAGAAATAAAATCCGATATAAATAACACCCTACCTACTCATACTATTGAAGATGCTTTCAATCTAGGACTTAAAATAAAATCAAAAGTCCAAAGTGCCACTTCCTTTAAAAACTTTAATGGAAGAATTAATAGATTCAAAAAGTGGTTGGAAGAACAAAGTATAAAACCAAAAGATGATATCTGTAGCATAAATAAAAAAAATGTAATTCTATATTTAAATAGTGTATTGCAAACATCAAGCGCTAGAAATAGAAACAATACTCGAACTGATATCAGTTCATTATTTCAAACGTTAGAAGACAATGAGATTATAAAAGATAATTTTGTTAAAAAAATAAATATTCTAAAATCTACTCCAGAAAGAAATAAAACTTACACTCCTACTGAGCTTAATGAAATATTTGATTACCTAAAAAACACTAATAACATTTTACATCTATTTGTTCAATTTGTTTCTTATAATTTCTTGAGACCAGTTGAAGTTTGCCGACTAAAAGTAGGAGACATTGATATCATTGATAAGAAAATTTATGTAAGGGCAAAAAATCAACCAGTCAAAATAAAAATAATTCCTACTATAATTATTGATCAGTTGCCAGATCTTAAAAAGCTAAATCAAAATGATTTTTTATTTACTCCCAATAAAATTGGTGATCAATGGGCTACTACCGAAAATAATAAGAGAGATTACTTCACAAAACAATTCAAAAAAGTAAAAGATCATTTTGGATTAGGTAAAGAATATGGTCTATATAGTTTTAGGCACACTTTTATAACCAAATTATATAATGAAATGTCTAAGTCTTATTCACCCTTTGAAGCTAAAAGCAAACTAATGTTGATAACTGGTCATAAAAGAATGGAAGCTCTTGAATTATACTTAAGAAAAATAGATGCTATACTTCCTGAAGACTATTCAAATTTATTAAAATAA
- a CDS encoding START-like domain-containing protein: MDKVKYEIEIPVHASPNMLYQYISSPSNLQEWFADTVNSRGKIYTFSWDGTEEQAELVTKKSEERIRFKWLESEDDDSFFEIKIQVDPLTKDVSLIITDFADDEDEVEEAKQLWENQIDELKHTIGA, translated from the coding sequence ATGGATAAAGTAAAATACGAAATAGAAATTCCTGTTCATGCATCTCCAAACATGCTATATCAGTATATTTCATCACCATCTAATTTACAAGAATGGTTTGCAGATACCGTGAATTCTAGAGGTAAAATTTATACATTTAGTTGGGATGGTACAGAAGAACAGGCAGAATTGGTAACAAAAAAGTCCGAAGAAAGAATTCGATTTAAGTGGTTAGAGAGCGAAGATGATGATAGTTTTTTCGAAATTAAAATTCAAGTTGATCCGTTAACCAAAGACGTTTCTTTAATTATTACAGATTTTGCAGATGATGAAGATGAAGTTGAGGAAGCGAAACAACTATGGGAGAATCAAATAGATGAATTAAAGCATACTATAGGAGCTTAA
- a CDS encoding aminotransferase class IV, which translates to MVNLNGELLLEENFKLSNLNRGFKYGDAIFETIKVANNKVIFWEDHYFRLMASMRMLRMKIPLKFTLEFLEQEILKTAESNKLSSLCRIRLNVFRKDGGFYKPKTNEIDFSIEANQITYSTQENYKIDVFKDFYNYSGMLSTVKTNNRMINTLASIYANENDLDNCVLINERKGVVEVANGNIFVLKNNIVKTPSLEEGCIKGVVRKKIIEMLTKNPDYTIEETSISPFEIQKADEVFITNAIIGIQPVTNYKKKSFQTEFGTKLSKSLKVLEVTSN; encoded by the coding sequence ATGGTTAATTTGAATGGAGAATTGTTATTAGAGGAAAATTTTAAACTATCTAATTTAAATAGAGGTTTTAAATATGGTGATGCAATTTTTGAAACTATAAAAGTAGCTAATAATAAAGTAATATTTTGGGAAGATCATTATTTCAGATTAATGGCTTCTATGCGAATGTTACGAATGAAAATTCCCTTAAAATTTACCTTAGAATTTTTAGAACAAGAAATTTTAAAAACTGCTGAGTCTAATAAATTAAGTTCTTTATGTAGAATTAGACTTAATGTGTTTCGTAAAGATGGTGGTTTTTATAAACCAAAAACTAATGAAATAGATTTTTCAATTGAGGCGAATCAAATTACTTACAGTACTCAAGAAAATTATAAAATAGACGTTTTTAAAGATTTCTATAATTATTCTGGAATGTTGTCTACTGTTAAGACCAATAATAGAATGATTAATACTTTAGCTAGTATTTATGCGAATGAAAATGATCTAGACAATTGTGTTTTAATTAATGAAAGAAAAGGAGTAGTAGAAGTTGCTAACGGAAATATTTTTGTTTTAAAAAATAACATAGTTAAAACACCTAGTTTAGAAGAGGGTTGTATTAAAGGGGTAGTTAGAAAGAAAATAATTGAAATGCTAACCAAGAATCCGGATTATACTATTGAAGAAACAAGTATTTCTCCATTTGAAATTCAAAAGGCAGATGAAGTTTTTATAACGAATGCGATTATAGGAATTCAACCTGTTACAAATTATAAAAAGAAATCTTTTCAAACAGAATTTGGTACAAAGTTGTCTAAAAGTTTAAAAGTATTGGAGGTTACCTCAAATTAA